The Synchiropus splendidus isolate RoL2022-P1 chromosome 11, RoL_Sspl_1.0, whole genome shotgun sequence genome contains a region encoding:
- the LOC128767380 gene encoding calcium-binding protein 2-like isoform X2 gives MLETVGDEVKEKAAATVDQDHTVERGMNDSWVMGNCTKSSKRDNRKKDRELRPEELDELREAFLEFDKNKDGYISHKDLGECMRTMGYMPTEMELIELSQQICGGKVDFEDFVELMGPKMLAETADMIGVKELRDAFKEFDSNGDGQISLTELREAMKKLMGEQVTNREINEILRDVDLNGDGLVDFEEFVRMMSR, from the exons ATGCTTGAGACGGTTGGAGATGAAGTGAAGGAGAAGGCAGCTGCAACAGTAGACCAGGACCATACAGTGGAGAGGGGCATGAATGACAGTTGGGTGATGGGTAACTGCACCAAATCATCCAAGAGGGACAATAGGAAGAAG GACAGAGAGCTGCGGCCTGAAGAACTTGATG AGCTCCGAGAGGCTTTTCTGGAGTTTGACAAAAACAAGGATGGCTACATTAGTCATAAAGATCTGGGCGAATGCATGAGGACCATGGGGTACATGCCTACTGAGATGGAGCTGATCGAGCTGAGCCAGCAGATAT GTGGAGGAAAGGTCGACTTTGAAGACTTTGTGGAGTTGATGGGACCCAAAATGCTGGCAGAGACTGCGGATATGATCGGAGTGAAGGAGCTGCGGGACGCTTTTAAAGAG TTTGACTCCAACGGAGACGGTCAGATCAGTTTGACGGAGCTACGTGAGGCCATGAAGAAGCTGATGGGAGAACAGGTGACCAACAGGGAGATCAACGAGATCCTCAGAGACGTCGACCTCAATGGCGATGGCTTGGTGGACTTTGAGG agTTTGTGCGGATGATGTCTCGCTGA
- the crybb1l1 gene encoding beta-crystallin B1 isoform X2 yields MSSGDKSKGSSHTDGRMGFSRKSDPGNNQYKMIVYEQENFQGRMVEITSECLNICELGLERVRSLRVESGPFVGFEQMSLCGEMYILEKGEYPRWDSWSNSQKNDYLLSFRPVKMDPEKHKICLFEVGDFKGRKMEIMDDDVPSLSSYGFTDRVASIIVSCGTFVGYQFPGYRGSQYLLEKGEYKHFNEIGARNPQMQSVRRVRDMQWNQQGCYNITSK; encoded by the exons ATGTCAAGTGGGGATAAGTCGAAAGGTTCTTCCCACACAGACGGGAGGATGGGTTTTAGCAGGAAATCTGACCCTGGGAATAACCAATACAAG ATGATCGTGTATGAGCAGGAGAACTTCCAGGGTCGCATGGTGGAGATCACCAGTGAGTGCTTGAACATTTGTGAGTTGGGCTTGGAGCGTGTGCGCTCCCTCCGCGTTGAGTCCGGGCC CTTCGTGGGCTTTGAGCAGATGAGCCTCTGTGGTGAGATGTACATCCTGGAGAAGGGCGAATACCCTCGCTGGGACTCTTGGAGCAACTCCCAGAAGAACGACTACCTGCTGTCATTCAGGCCGGTGAAAATG GACCCCGAAAAGCACAAAATCTGCTTATTTGAAGTGGGGGACTTTAAGGGGCGCAAAATGGAGATCATGGACGATGATGTTCCCAGTCTTTCCTCGTACGGCTTCACTGACAGAGTGGCTAGCATCATCGTCAGCTGCGGAAC TTTCGTGGGATACCAGTTCCCTGGATACCGTGGTAGTCAGTACCTGCTGGAGAAGGGGGAGTACAAGCATTTCAATGAGATCGGCGCCCGCAACCCCCAGATGCAGTCGGTGAGGCGCGTCCGTGACATGCAGTGGAACCAACAGGGATGCTATAACATCACCAGCAAGTGA
- the LOC128767455 gene encoding uncharacterized protein LOC128767455, with amino-acid sequence MWCFQKIGFEAAIVAELQRQQQCSQFCDVLLQAEGIVVPAHSLVLSSLLTSLSHQLPPPTGQSSVLQLRTLNASTLLQIVRLLYTGKMTGEGEKEKQEAISAAVNMGIDGLVEVPWEGDERGCQRTDVGVQTESGVPVEEEGINMCRNEQDGCDSSMGKEAWTQTEEAQGHADLPLLSMSLTQRDDLLLPALLPNFPLPYTQDGVQNHLTPTVAYNSAMDTMGCTHSSYDSTFHALLCEDTPPCAGAQTCIPSTATCSEWEAEQLKHFQDNIPGFISSFLSPKMVEKERRGRRRRRRPGTGRGSGWTPKAGRTHGYLTQIVDVQNVGVSRKHLKFQQRWGLSVSSRGLGGGTAGRKMHLTTREQLNLAKTCQRRRVFRKVWEFDCDGQIRLVNENNRRGQRAHTLQPFHKSHVPSEASLSTHVMPTDRSSLHAAPPAHTLPADALHHTTALPLPEVDPDTLLDRVMLSLDITPNISRPNPQDSALRLSATESNPSGEYLNASSAIAAAVSEAGRSERDNGHTLYLQQGRELADILENILQTYEQHCQSSTPGEDPPRSTAQTTNDTTEHKELLSHDGTSAVTRLRSRDESLRDREATRAEKSSEAAVSASNMTVLQKLSREETGKYFKGKYFNIQQDQKLMKIPVVRIMKSDSLIADRKCLQNREFTEENLLTRKTRRRTSHHRRRQPRKRPQPEAQAQTNPKRRPLWPGRGRRRKETRPSEVDTVSVEESQQWLTSYVVKTEAMPGRKIYPVRCELKEAQMRARLSFLKAAKQLQNKPVEEKPCDLLCSPAGILQRKMRAKRRAEAKLSDGFAVKKICWESFTCEPAEETAPPTGAEAAASDCKDRVPFVELKPVDLLANSDLLSEAAEGDIDVVGGACPSPEIVVIDWDESSGSEGEHETIDVIGL; translated from the exons ATGTGGTGTTTTCAAAAAATTGGGTTTGAAGCAGCCATCGTGGCTGAGCTGCAGCGGCAACAACAGTGCAGTCAGTTCTGTGATGTTTTGCTGCAAGCAGAAG GTATCGTGGTTCCAGCTCACAGTCTCGTCCTCTCCAGTCTGCTCACCTCTCTTTCCCACCAACTCCCACCTCCAACTGGACAGAGTTCTGTACTACAGCTCCGTACTCTCAACGCCTCCACCCTGCTGCAAATAGTTCGACTTTTGTACACTGGTAAAATGACAGGAGAAGGCGAGAAGGAGAAACAGGAGGCCATATCTGCAGCCGTGAATATGGGAATAGACGGGCTGGTGGAGGTCCCATGGGAAGGAGATGAAAGGGGCTGTCAACGAACTGATGTGGGAGTTCAGACAGAAAGTGGAGttccagtggaggaggagggcatCAACATGTGTAGAAATGAGCAGGATGGTTGTGACTCAAGTATGGGCAAAGAGGCATGGACTCAGACTGAAGAAGCACAAGGTCACGCTGACCTTCCCTTGCTTAGTATGTCTTTAACACAGCGGGATGACCTGTTGCTTCCAGCTCTTCTCCCCAACTTCCCTCTCCCCTATACACAAGATGGAGTACAAAACCACCTGACACCTACCGTGGCTTATAATTCAGCAATGGACACAATGGGATGTACTCACTCCTCCTATGATTCGACCTTTCATGCTCTTCTTTGCGAGGACACCCCGCCATGTGCTGGCGCTCAAACATGTATCCCCTCCACGGCGACATGTTCAGAATGGGAGGCGGAGCAGCTTAAGCATTTTCAGGACAACATTCCAGGATTCATCAGCTCCTTCCTGAGCCCTAAGATGGTTGAGAAGGAGAgaaggggaagaagaagaagacgaagaccAGGCACAGGGAGAGGCAGTGGCTGGACGCCGAAAGCAGGGAGGACACATGGATATCTGACTCAGATAGTTGACGTGCAGAATGTGGGGGTTAGTCGGAAACACTTGAAGTTTCAACAGCGGTGGGGGTTGAGCGTGTCATCGAGAGGACTGGGAGGCGGAACTGCAGGCAGAAAGATGCACCTGACGACCAGAGAGCAGCTGAATCTGGCCAAGACCTGCCAGAGGAGGAGGGTTTTCCGAAAAGTCTGGGAGTTTGACTGCGATGGACAGATCCGACTGGTCAATGAAAACAACAGGAGAGGCCAGAGAGCGCACACTCTGCAGCCGTTTCACAAG TCTCACGTCCCATCAGAAGCATCACTTTCCACCCATGTGATGCCAACTGACCGCTCCTCCCTACATGCCGCTCCGCCCGCCCACACCCTGCCTGCAGATGCCCTCCACCACACCACTGCATTGCCCCTGCCTGAGGTGGATCCTGACACTCTTCTGGACAGAGTCATGCTGAGTCTGGATATTACCCCGAACATCAGCAGACCAAATCCTCAGGATTCAGCGCTCAGATTGAGCGCCACAGAGAGCAATCCTTCTGGTGAATACCTTAACGCCTCGTCGGCCATTGCTGCTGCAGTATCAGAAGCTGGAAGATCTGAGCGGGACAACGGCCATACGCTTTACCTGCAGCAGGGACGCGAGCTCGCTGATATTTTGGAAAACATCCTTCAAACATATGAGCAACACTGTCAAAGTTCAACTCCTGGGGAGGATCCGCCCCGGAGCACTGCACAGACCACAAATGACACGACTGAGCACAAAGAGCTACTCTCCCACGATGGAACCAGTGCTGTGACCAGGCTCAGGTCCAGAGATGAGTCcttgagagacagagaggcgaCAAGGGCAGAGAAAAGTTCAGAGGCAGCGGTCAGTGCCAGCAACATGACTGTTCTCCAGAAGCTCTCAAGAGAAGAAACGGGCAAGTACTTTAAGGGCAAGTACTTTAATATCCAACAAGATCAGAAGCTGATGAAGATTCCGGTGGTGAGGATTATGAAAAGCGATTCTTTGATCGCTGATCGCAAGTGCCTTCAGAATCGGGAATTCACG GAGGAGAACCTCCTGACCAGGAAGACACGACGGAGAACATCTCATCATAGACGCAGGCAGCCCCGGAAGCGTCCTCAACCAGAAGCACAAGCACAAACCAATCCAAAGAGGCGTCCCCTATGGCCGGGACGTGGCAGAAGACGGAAGGAAACGAGGCCCTCAGAAGTGGACACAGTG AGTGTTGAGGAAAGCCAGCAATGGCTGACCTCGTACGTGGTCAAGACAGAAGCGATGCCCGGCAGGAAGATCTATCCCGTCAGGTGTGAACTGAAGGAAGCACAAATGAGA gcGAGGTTGAGCTTCCTGAAGGCAGCGAAACAGCTCCAAAATAAGCCAGTGGAGGAGAAGCCTTGCGATCTTCTTTGCTCGCCAGCGGGGATTTTACAGAGGAAGATGAGAGCAAAGAGACGAGCGGAAGCAAAGCTGAGCGATGGTTTCGCAGTCAAGAAGATTTGCTGGGAGTCCTTCACCTGTGAGCCTGCGGAGGAGACGGCTCCACCCACCggggcagaagcagcagctagTGATTGTAAAGACAGAGTTCCCTTTGTGGAGCTGAAGCCTGTTGATCTGCTGGCCAACAGTGATTTGCTGTCTGAAGCAGCCGAGGGAGACATCGATGTGGTAGGCGGGGCCTGTCCAAGCCCTGAAATAGTGGTCATTGACTGGGATGAGTCGTCAGGGAGTGAGGGAGAACATGAGACTATTGATGTGATTGGTCTGTGA
- the LOC128767382 gene encoding beta-crystallin A3-like encodes MYRTTRSMMMQPIGNSGMIPCSKVTVFEQEHFQGKSVEFTSECVNIQNSGLDKIRSIRVESGVWLGFEHHDFQGQQFILEKGEYPNWESYSGSLAYHVERIMSLRPIVCASHDTSRMIIYEKENFMGRSVEISDDYPSLQAMGWISPEVGSMQVQCGAFVCYQHPGYRGQQYIVECERHSGDYHHWRTMGSHSQSPQIQSIRRIQH; translated from the exons ATGTACAGAACTACTAGGTCCATGATGATGCAGCCTATCGGCAATTCGGGAATGATCCCATGTTCCAAG GTGACTGTGTTTGAGCAAGAGCACTTCCAGGGCAAGTCTGTGGAGTTTACCTCTGAATGTGTGAACATCCAGAATTCCGGACTGGACAAGATCCGCTCCATCAGGGTGGAGAGCGGAGT TTGGTTGGGCTTCGAGCACCACGACTTCCAGGGCCAGCAGTTCATCCTGGAAAAAGGGGAGTACCCCAACTGGGAATCCTACAGTGGATCTCTTGCCTACCACGTGGAGCGCATCATGTCTCTGCGGCCAATCGTCTGTGCA TCTCACGACACCAGCCGCATGATCATATACGAGAAGGAGAACTTCATGGGTCGCAGTGTGGAGATCAGCGATGACTACCCTTCTCTCCAGGCCATGGGATGGATATCTCCCGAAGTGGGCTCCATGCAAGTGCAGTGTGGCGC CTTCGTGTGCTACCAGCACCCGGGCTACAGGGGTCAGCAGTACATTGTGGAGTGTgagagacacagtggagactACCACCACTGGAGGACCATGGGCTCCCACAGTCAGAGCCCCCAGATCCAGTCCATCAGACGCATCCAGCACTGA
- the crybb1l1 gene encoding beta-crystallin B1 isoform X1 produces MSSGDKSKGSSHTDGRMGFSRKSDPGNNQYKMIVYEQENFQGRMVEITSECLNICELGLERVRSLRVESGPFVGFEQMSLCGEMYILEKGEYPRWDSWSNSQKNDYLLSFRPVKMVRTGKPSSPLASVDPQCLVHQDPEKHKICLFEVGDFKGRKMEIMDDDVPSLSSYGFTDRVASIIVSCGTFVGYQFPGYRGSQYLLEKGEYKHFNEIGARNPQMQSVRRVRDMQWNQQGCYNITSK; encoded by the exons ATGTCAAGTGGGGATAAGTCGAAAGGTTCTTCCCACACAGACGGGAGGATGGGTTTTAGCAGGAAATCTGACCCTGGGAATAACCAATACAAG ATGATCGTGTATGAGCAGGAGAACTTCCAGGGTCGCATGGTGGAGATCACCAGTGAGTGCTTGAACATTTGTGAGTTGGGCTTGGAGCGTGTGCGCTCCCTCCGCGTTGAGTCCGGGCC CTTCGTGGGCTTTGAGCAGATGAGCCTCTGTGGTGAGATGTACATCCTGGAGAAGGGCGAATACCCTCGCTGGGACTCTTGGAGCAACTCCCAGAAGAACGACTACCTGCTGTCATTCAGGCCGGTGAAAATGGTGAGGACTGGAAAGCCGTCTTCTCCTCTAGCAAGTGTTGACCCCCAATGTTTGGTTCACCAGGACCCCGAAAAGCACAAAATCTGCTTATTTGAAGTGGGGGACTTTAAGGGGCGCAAAATGGAGATCATGGACGATGATGTTCCCAGTCTTTCCTCGTACGGCTTCACTGACAGAGTGGCTAGCATCATCGTCAGCTGCGGAAC TTTCGTGGGATACCAGTTCCCTGGATACCGTGGTAGTCAGTACCTGCTGGAGAAGGGGGAGTACAAGCATTTCAATGAGATCGGCGCCCGCAACCCCCAGATGCAGTCGGTGAGGCGCGTCCGTGACATGCAGTGGAACCAACAGGGATGCTATAACATCACCAGCAAGTGA
- the LOC128767380 gene encoding calcium-binding protein 2-like isoform X1 produces the protein MFMIIREPTAAQTSAAVMSAPPPKTAKQVQAAIKKKVEKQKKRSNEQGGGAGDIQLVKAQSPPRQRSRQKVQQPTAVDQRELEEKLEEMMEGPHRKEKETEKEEPVDLLPIVDSVFGQDRELRPEELDELREAFLEFDKNKDGYISHKDLGECMRTMGYMPTEMELIELSQQICGGKVDFEDFVELMGPKMLAETADMIGVKELRDAFKEFDSNGDGQISLTELREAMKKLMGEQVTNREINEILRDVDLNGDGLVDFEEFVRMMSR, from the exons ATGTTCATGATCATTCGAGAGCCGACTGCAGCACAAACCAGTGCTGCAGTGATGAGCGCACCCCCGCCAAAGACTGCAAAACAG GTTCAGGCTGCCATCAAGAAGAAAGTTGAGAAGCAGAAGAAACGATCCAACGAGCAGGGAGGCGGTGCTGGAGACATTCAGCTTGTGAAAGCTCAGTCTCCTCCGCGCCAGAGGAGCCGTCAGAAGGTCCAGCAACCCACAGCCGTGGACCAAcgtgagctggaggagaagctggaggagatgatggagggTCCTCACAGGAAAGAAAAGGAGACTGAGAAGGAGGAACCTGTCGACCTGCTGCCTATCGTCGACTCTGTGTTTGGACAG GACAGAGAGCTGCGGCCTGAAGAACTTGATG AGCTCCGAGAGGCTTTTCTGGAGTTTGACAAAAACAAGGATGGCTACATTAGTCATAAAGATCTGGGCGAATGCATGAGGACCATGGGGTACATGCCTACTGAGATGGAGCTGATCGAGCTGAGCCAGCAGATAT GTGGAGGAAAGGTCGACTTTGAAGACTTTGTGGAGTTGATGGGACCCAAAATGCTGGCAGAGACTGCGGATATGATCGGAGTGAAGGAGCTGCGGGACGCTTTTAAAGAG TTTGACTCCAACGGAGACGGTCAGATCAGTTTGACGGAGCTACGTGAGGCCATGAAGAAGCTGATGGGAGAACAGGTGACCAACAGGGAGATCAACGAGATCCTCAGAGACGTCGACCTCAATGGCGATGGCTTGGTGGACTTTGAGG agTTTGTGCGGATGATGTCTCGCTGA